The window TTCTAGTCCCGTGTTTTCTGCACCTGCAAACCAAATGGGGCCTAAACCAAATACTTAAATAAGAAGGATTTGGGACATGTAGTCTCGGGTCGCTAAGCTATCTTTCCCCATCCATCAGTGGCGTACTAATCGGTTCTTCTAATTATCCTTAGAGATTCAAAATGGAAGGTACTTACTGTTGATAAAATCTACAGCCTTGCAGATATCCTTCTGGGAAGGTGCATAAGCATAATCCCTTGTTGGAATTTCAAGATGCTCAATGCCATTAGCCTGAAAATGTTATTCAGAACAAAATCAGTAAGAAAATGAATAATGACAGCATCTGCGTGAAGTATTTGGCAAGCTTAATGGCAAGGCTGCCATTAATTAGAACTAGTGCAATATATAAAGTATAGCTGTTCAAAAATCTACACCAACAGAAATTAAGTACTGAACTTATAGTCACCAGATATACATTTGATGTAACAAAAATCTCAAACGGTTTATTCAATTTGGCAAGCTTAAAGGCAAGGCTACCATTATTTAGAAATAGTGCAGTATCAAGTATAGTTGTTCAAAAATCTACACCAACAGAAATTAAGTATTGAACTTATAGTCACCTGATATACTTTTGATTCAACAAAAATCTCAAACCGCTCATTCAGAGTGACAACTCCCCGTACCCCAAGCGCCTTCAACCGTGGTACATGCTTGCAGAAGGGAAGAGCACCTAGCAAAACATACTAGATGCACGGAAGAAATGAATTAGACTATACTAATTGCCTCTGGTAAGCAGTTAAATTATAACATTTCACATATGCTGGGATAGGGAAACTGATCAGAAAAGGCAATAATGGAGGAATTGGCTGAACTGCATCTCAATTCTCACGAGACAGGCTTGGAGGCTGATGAACTGCACCACAATTCGAGAAAGAAGAACTCGGTTACCTCGTCGACGCGATCCCACCAATGAAACGATGGCTGGACCTTGTTCCTCGCGACGTTGTAGGCCAGGGTGGGGTAGAGGGCGATCCTCGCGCCGACGCCGACGAGCTTCCGCTGCGTGAAGCCgagccacccgccgccgccacggcccgAACCCGAGGACCCGCCGCGGCCTCGGCCCCCTCCCCGcagctcctcctcccgccgcGCCTCGTCCCAGTCCTCATCATCCAGCTCATCCTCCACCGCCGCTTCGCCGCTGCGGCCGTGGTCACTCGCCTCCCCGCCGTGGCCCAACGCCGCTCCGCGCAGCGCCTCGCGACCGCGGTCCTCCCTCTCCCACAGCACCCACcactcgtcctcctcctcccccaTCCCCTCCTCGCGGCTGCCGCCGAGGCCACTCGCCTGCCCGCCGTGGCCCAATGCCGCTCCACGCGGCGCCTCGTCGAGCCGCGCCTCGCCGACGGGGTCCTCCCTCTCCCACGCCACCCGCTCGTcgccgcggccgcggccgccgTGGCCCAACGCCCCTCCGCGCAGCGCCTCGTCGagccccgcctcgccgccgcagtcctcctcctcctcggatAAGATCTCGCGAATCTTCATCTGGCTTTGGTTGATTCTGAGGGGGGGCAGGCTCTCGGGAGAAAGAAGCCAAGAAACCAACGCGCCTCGCGCTCTGCAATTTTTCGGTTGCGAACGAGGGGAGGTGACGGGAAAACAGCTCCGTCTCGCTCAGCGCTCAAGTCAATTTATGGTCAACCAGTGGTCTAGTGCTCCATGTGACTTGAGTGGGATTTTGGAAGGCCAAAGTCCCCTCCAAAATCAATATCTTCCTTTATTAGCAAGGGAGAAATAGGATTTCAAGTGGGGATCAAGTTAAAAAAACGTAACAACCCGGGCGACGGCAAGTGCGTGTGGTGTGGCGAGGACGAATCATGTGATCATATTATTTTTAGTGCATCGTAGCTCGTTTGTGTGGGGTGTGTTAAGGGCGGCCATCGGGTGTACTTGAAATCCGAGCAACTTTTCGGACGTTTTATCGCCTTATGAGAGGCGCGAATGGGCAGGACCGTAACTTGGCATGGGTTGGTTTTGTGGCATTAGCTTGGATGTTATAGACTACCCGTAACATAGCCCTTATGGAAGGGAAAAAATTTCGTCACCCGGCTGACTTAATATATAAACTGGCCATTTTTCTGCAGCTCAGGAAGCTTCTAGCAAGAACAAGGGAGCGGGGAAGAGTAGAGCTCCTCGCTAGCAGTCCTGAACTTCGCCGTGTCGGCAGGAACGTTGCTGGGGCTAGGATATCACCTTCCGTTTCGGGATCGTAGGGCGTTGAGGACGTTGGGCGCGCTGTGTCGCGGCCGTGCGTCTCGAACTCCCTTTTCCTTTCAGCTTGCCACTTGTTTCGTCTTGAACTTGTAAGGCCCTCATTTTAAGGCCGGACGTGTGGCTCTGTTCTAAAATAAGCAGTCTAGTACTCTTACATTCATCCAAACGTTAAATTCCTTTTAAGCCCCTTCAAGGCTCATCAAAACGGGCTGGACCATTTTGACATCCGAAATCTTACAAATCGTTCCAAAATTCAGTTAGCATCCGCTCATTTGACAATCCCCTATTGTTCCCGCGCCAAACCTCGGATTCTCTGCCATAAACGCCACCGCCCTCGTTTTCAAGCATCTCCAACATTTTCCTTATCtgtaaaaaaaactagttcatgGGGGAAACCCACTTTTACGAAGAGTTTTTTACGGgagctattggagatgctcttatattGCAACTTGTTTGATCATGTCGTTGTCTTGCTTTGCTAGTGTGACCGCATTGTATCACAACACCGAGAGCAATTCATTCAATATGATGCATTGTTGGTACAAGTTGAATGTGCAAAACAAGTGGAGCAATATTTCCTCTCTTCAAGACCGCCAACACTAAAACAAGTGATGAAGGGGGACTTGCACTGACGCACGTTTGGCTAGGTCGAGTGGAAGGAAATGGGAGAAGGAGAAGTGAGAAGGGGAAGCAACCAAGATGGTGGAGAAGTTTGAGCACATCATGACAAGAAATGAGGCATGTGCCAAGCATAATGAGACCAAGGAGGACAATAGATGGAGATGTTTAGCTTGTTCATGAAAACctaaaagaagaagaaaaaatgagCTGAGAAGAGGAAGCTTTAGATGAAACAATCGTACG is drawn from Aegilops tauschii subsp. strangulata cultivar AL8/78 chromosome 1, Aet v6.0, whole genome shotgun sequence and contains these coding sequences:
- the LOC109782944 gene encoding uncharacterized protein — translated: MKIREILSEEEEDCGGEAGLDEALRGGALGHGGRGRGDERVAWEREDPVGEARLDEAPRGAALGHGGQASGLGGSREEGMGEEEDEWWVLWEREDRGREALRGAALGHGGEASDHGRSGEAAVEDELDDEDWDEARREEELRGGGRGRGGSSGSGRGGGGWLGFTQRKLVGVGARIALYPTLAYNVARNKVQPSFHWWDRVDEYVLLGALPFCKHVPRLKALGVRGVVTLNERFEIFVESKVYQANGIEHLEIPTRDYAYAPSQKDICKAVDFINRHALQGNTTYVHCKAGRGRSTTVVLCYLIKYKNMTPEDAWAHTKSIRPRVCLTSTQEEAVALFSKLNLDGDLPFQSSVGAAARPRPNTRKIQPDPSDHPEL